The genome window ATTCTGCACCGACTCTAAATAGCCCAGTTCCAAATGCTTGATCTCCTCATAGTTATCCCGGCGATAACGCTCCTCCCGGCCATCATCGTGCCGAATCTTCAAATATTCCCCATCCGGTATCATGGTAATCTTGCGGATATAATGATACTTTTCTTTTTGGGACTGAGCCAGCCCGGCGCAGTCCGTCGTCATAATAATCCGGCCCGCTCCCTTGATTTTATAGGTCAGGGCAAAAGCTTCCGGTCGCACTGTCAAGCCTGTCTGCTTGGCGAACTCGCAGTACAAATCATCAAAATACCAAGCCGCACCGACTACCCCCAGTTCCCGGTGGTGAAAGCCCCGCATTCCGGAAAACATATGGGTGACACCGCCGATGCCGTAATTTTTAACTCGTTTAATCTCTTCAAAAGTCGCTCCGGTATGACCGGCACTAACCTGAATCCCATTGTCAAAACACATCTGAATCAATTTATCCGCATCCGTCAATTCCGGCGCCACTGTCATCAGTTTAACCACTCGCTGCTCCTGATAGCGGCAAAACTCACGCATCAGTTCCAGATCGGGCTGCAGACAGCACTCCGCCCGCTGCATCCCCTTATGCTCAACACTGATAAACGGCCCCTCCAGATGAACACCTAGGACTTCAGCCCCGCCGGTCTGAGGCTGCTCCATAACCCGCCGGACACTTTCAATGCCGGTATTGAGCTCCGCCACTTCTTCTGCTCCGGAAGTCGCTAAAAAAGAGGTTACGCCGGTATCCACCAAGTCCCGTCTCATTTTATGCAGCGATGCTTCCGACTTATCATTGATAAAAGAACCTGTTCCCCAGCCGTGAATATGCATATCAATAAATCCGGGGATGATATAAAACCCTTTGTAGTCAACAATTTCTTCTCCTGCCGGTTTTTCATTGCAAATTTCTTTAATTTTACCGGCTTCCGCTTTCAAATAACCGTCAAAAACTCTTCCGTTCGGCAAACAGATATGATCGCAGTATAAATACATATTTTTTTCCTCCTGCTCAATCAAGTACTTGTTTTATTTAAAATTTCCGGCATGCAGCAGGACGAGTGCCTTTCACGCCGGAAATTAGGGGGAGTGCCTTATTTTTTCATTTCTTCATCAACCGCATTGCGGATGAACTCAACCATCGGACCGAAGACCACATGAATATGTGTACCGGATGGGAAGAACACACCGGTTGACCCGGTTTCTTTCAGCTTTTCCCGGTCAATTTTGGTCTTATCCTTAAAGTCCATGCGCAGACGGGTGATACAGTTTTCCACACTGACAATATTGTCCCTGCCGCCCATGCCTTCAATGACCAGTGCGGCAATCTTATCGTACTGCTTGTTCTTAATCAGCTCATTATCCGCCGATGCGTCCTCTTCCCGGCCCGGCGTTTTGACATTGAACTTTTCAATATACCATTTAAAAATAAAGTAGGTCGCAACCGCCGCCACAATACCGACAATGATGATATTGTACCAGCGCGAGTTTTCGTACATCGGTCCAAAGATAATAAAGTCAAAAATCGTACCCCGGATATAACCCACCGCCGTTCCCATAAAATAAAGAGCAATGGAAATCACCGTACTGATGCCGCAGTAAATAATATACAACATCGGCGCAATGAAGAGGAAAGTAAATTCCAAAGGCTCGGTCACGTTACCTAATAACGCCGTTAAAACAACCGTGATTAACAAACCTTTAGCCATTTTCTTATTTTCCGTATACGCTGTTTTATACATAGCCAACGCGATTGCCGGGAAAACAAACATTGTCCGCACCATCTGGTTTTGTGCGCCAAACCTGGTCAGTTCCGGCATCATTGCCCAGTACTCACTGCGCGGTCCCAAGTTAAAGAGAATCTCATTTTCGGCACTTAAGTAACCAATGTATTCCTTGCCTTCAATGATATACTTACCGCCCGCTTCGGTAAAACGCAGCATCGCGTTCCACACATGATGCAGGCCAAACGGAATCATCAGCCGGTTGACAAAGGTACTTAAAATCGGCCCCATGATCTTATGCAGCAGCAGACCGGAAATACTGATCATCGCCGTGGTAAAGTACTGCCATAAAAACGGCAGCGTAAAACCCACTACAATACAAACACCCATCGTAATCAGTGGCACGGACTTGCGCCCGGAGAAAAAGGCAAACGCCAGCGGCAGCTCCAAATTATAAAAGCGGTCGGTTGCCCAGGCGCCGACTAAGCCGGCAATAATTCCGCCTAAAACATTGACGTTTAAGGTTTGAATGCCCAGAACCAAAAGCTGACCCTGAACTGCCATATTTTCTTTATCCGCCATATTGCCGGTAATTCCCAGCCAAGCATTAATCGATGCAATTAAAATCAGGTAGCCTATCACCGATGAAAAGGCGGCAATCCCCTTGTCTTTTTTGCTCATGCCGTAAGCCACACCCATGGCAAACAGCAGCGGAATATTATTAAAAATAATATTGCTCATCTGCCGGATGGTCTTAAAAATAGTTTGCAGCACGTCATTGTTTAAAAACGCTACCCGCTCAATCATATAACTTTGGGTCAGTGCGCCCGATAATCCAAGCAAAAGACCAACTGGAGCCATCACACCGATCGGTAACAAAAGCGAACGCCCGAACCGCTGAACATTTTCTTTAAACGCCTGCTTTTTATTTGCTGTTGCTTCATTTGTGTTAGCCATTTACAACCTCCTTGCCTAATCCTTAACATTTGTTCGTTTCCGCCTGATTTTCTGCACGCCTCGCTTTTTACCAAGACCGCAAAAAAAGGACTGTAAAACCTGCTGTTATCTTCCAGCCCACCTTATGTTTTACCGTCCTTATTTTATTATAAATCACTTAATATTTCAATATTTTTTAAGGTTTTATAAATAAACTCTTAATTCTTTTATTTGGTCAAAAGAAGTGACTTTGGAAAGCATGAATCGCTACCCTGTATCTCCCCGTACTCCCGGTATCCTCGGTGCAGCATTTCGGTTTGCAGCCGGCCGTCCTGCCAGGTAAAACGGTAAAGATTGTATTCGCCTTTTTCATAGCCATAATCCCGACCGTTATCCTGATAATGGACATATTCTGCTTCCGTTCCGAAAACCTCTAACAGCAGCCGCTCGTCCTTGCGTTCGCTAACAGACGGATACACCGGATAATGCGGCAGAATCGTACCGCTTTTAACGAATAAAGGACAGACGGATAACGGCGCATCAATGATGTAATATGCCTGACCGCTGTATTTTTGCTTCGTCCAGTAATCAAACCATTCGCCTTCCGGCAGATAAACCAGCTTTTTGGTTGCTCCCTGCTCGACCACCGGTGCAACCAAAAGAGCATCGCCAATCATAAACTGATCATTTTTTTCCTGAACTTCCGGGTCAAACGGGTAATTTAACACCAGCGGCCGCATGACCGGCAATCCGTCTCCGGCTGCCCGATAAAAGCAATCATAAAAATACGGCAGCAACTGATAGCGTAAATGGATATACCGGCGCAGCACCGCCAGCACATCTTCACCAAAGCACCAAGGTTCCTGCTCCAGCGTTGCCAGGGCCGAGTGATTCCGAAACAGCGGACTAAAACAGCCCAGCTGAAACCAGCGGATCAAAAGCTCCGGTGTCGTATCGCTTCCAAAGCCGCCGACATCCGTCCCGCTAAAGGGAAAACCACTCATACCCAAATTGCAGAGCTGCGGAATTGCCAAGCGCAAATGGCTCCAAAGACTGTGATTGTCCCCCGTCCAAACCACTGCGTACTTTTGGCTGCCGGCATAGCAGGCTCTGGTAATGACAAACGGCCGCTCCCCGGTCAGCCGGCGCAAGCCTTCAAAGGTGGCTTTGGTCATATTATGCCCATACACATTATGCATTGCTTTATGAGTGGAAGGCTTATCCTCATCGTAAAAGACCACATCATCCGGCAGCGGACCGTTAAAGCTGGCCGGTTCGTTCATATCATTCCAAATTCCGGCAACGCCCTTATCCACCAAAAAGTGGTGCAAATCGCCCCACCAGCGACGTACCTCCGCCCGGCCAAAGTCCGGATAAACGGAGTCACCCGGCCAAACCTGATTGACATAAGTTAAATTATTTTTATCTTTGGCAAAATACGCCTTATCCAGTCCCTCATCATAAACCGCATATCCGGCATCGACTTTCACTCCGGGGTCAACAATGGTAATTGCTTTAATCCCCATTTCCTTTAAATCAGCCAGGGCTTTTTCAGCATTTTCATAGCGCTCCTGATTCCAAGTAAAAACGCGGTAGCCGTCCATATAGTCAATGTCAAAATGAATCGCATCACAAGGCAAATCACAGCGCCGCAGGTTTGCCGCCAGTTCCCGCATTTCCTGCTCCGTCCGGTAGCCCCAGCGGGATTGATGATAGCCCAGCGTCCACAGCTGCGGCAGCGGCGTCCGCCCGGTTAGGCCAGTATAAGCTGTCAGCACCGCTTTTAAATCCCGGCCGGCAAAGAAATAAAAATCCAGCGCCCCGCCTTCCGCTTCATAGTGCAGGCAGTTACTCTGCCATTTACCCAAATCGAAATAACTTTTATGATGATTGTCAAAAAAAAGCCCATAAGCCATATCTTCTTTTAAGACCATTAAAAAGGGAATGCTCTTATACAGTGCCTTAAAATTGTCCTCATGCGGCGTGGGGTCGTCGGTGTTCCACATCTCGTATTCATAGCAGCGTTTATTTAAACCGCCGGTTTTATCGCCCAGGCCATAAATCCGGTCTTTTGGCTCCAGCCAAAAAGACATCTCTGCTTCCGCCGGCTCCGGCTGTACCATCACTGTATGCCCTTCGCTGACCAAAAGCTCAAGAAAATCCGGCGCCAGCCGTTCCGGCCGTTTCGCCTCTCCCCGAAAGGTCCGGCAAATCGGCTTCCCTTTCGGATCAACAAAATCAAGACCGTCCTCCTCTATAGAAATACCAATGCCGTCCGTATAATAACAGCGTCTCCCGCCCTCTGTTTTTTCTGTTAATGCCACCGGCAGCGGTTTCTTTTCGACGGCATAGGACGGGAAATCAGCCGCCTTTTCTGAATAAATGTGAAAAATATCGGAACCGATCGCTTCTATTTTAATCCTGTCAACGCCACGCTCCAATTCCACCGTTTGGCCGTTAAAGGCCTGAAAATGATATTTTTTTGTCATAGTTTTCCTTCCCTATATAATTTAATTCTGTTTTCCGCTATTTTCCGCTATTTCCCAAAATACTTTCTTCCGCCTAAAAAGTGAACGCCCTCCTGCTGCCATTTCATTTTAAACCAGTCTTACACACCATCTCTGATTAGTCTTCTTTTATCTCCGCCGTAAACTTCTTCGCCCATTTGGTATTGGCTAATCCACCTTTGGCAGTTTCCCGAAAAGCGGTCGGCATATTCTGGCCAACCTCCTTCATCGCGTCAATCACCTCATCCGCCGGAATACGGCTGGTAAGTCCGGCTAGCGCCATATCCGCCGCTGCCATGGCATTGACTGCACCGCCGACATTCCGCTTAATGCAGGGGACCTCAACCAGACCCGCAACCGGATCACACACCAGACCAAGCAGCATTTTCATCGCCATCGCCGCCGCATCCAGAATCTGATGATGACTGCCGCCCCGCAAATGCACCAGCGCCCCGGCCGCCATTGATGAGGCCGAACCGATTTCCGCCTGACAGCCGCCGGCCGCTCCGGCAATAAATGCCCGCAGCGCAATCACCTGTCCAATCCCGGCCGCCACATAGAGCGCTTCTATGATTTGATCAGCACTTGCCTTTTGGCTGCGGTACATCGGAATCAATACCGCCGGCAACACGCCGCAGGCGCCGGCCGTAGGCGCGGCCACAATTTTTTTCATGCAGGCGTTGCATTCGCCGGTTTTTAAGGCTTCACTGATGACTTCCGCCATAAAATCTCCCGACAGCGCCGAGCCTTTTTGCCGGTACTCGTCCATTTTCAGACCGCTGCCGCCCGACAAGCCGCTTTTGGAGCGGAGGCTCCCGTCATAATTTTCACTGGCCGCCAGCATCGCCTGCCACATCCCTTTCATCCGGGCAATCGACTCTTCCCGGCTGACACCTCTTTCGGCCATATCTTCTTTTAATATTGCCTCCCAAAAATCTATTTTTTCCTGTTCGCAGGTTTGTGCAATCTCCTGCAAGGATTGATATGCCATCTTTTTTCCTTTCTATTTTTCATACTCCAGCGCTGATATGCTATAATTGCAATTTTCGCTCGGCAAAAGCTACATCTTTCTTTGGAAACGATGCGTCTGATAAGCTCAACTTTTTATAACTCAACTTCCTCTGCCAAAATCTGCATATTTTTACGGCAAACGCAGGAAACATTTTTTATTTCTCAGCGCCGAAATCCTTATTTAAAAACGCAACTCTTTTGCAGCGGAAACAACTATAAACTCGCAATATAAGTGACCTTTAAAATGCCGTCTATTTTTTCCAGCCGGTCGATAATCTCCCGCGGAATCGCCTGGTCGCTTTCAATAATCATCACCGCCTCCGTTCCTCTTTTGCCCCGGAACAGACGCATAGTGGCGATGTTAATGGCCCTCGCCGCCAGCGCCGACGTTACCTCGGCCACATAGCCGGGCAAATCCTTATTATAAACGATTAAAGTCGGATATTCAGCGGTACACTCGACCTCAGCTCCGTCAATCTTATTGATTACAATCCGGCTGCCGCCGACCGAAGCCCCCTGAACTTCAATCTTTCTGCCTCCGGTATCGGTCAGCTCCATTACTGCGGTATTGGGATGCGCACCCGGCAGCTCAATATTTTCAATCTGAAAAATGAGCCCCCGCTCCTGCGCTAATTCAAAGGATGCGGGAATTCTTTCGTCATCCTCCTTCATCCCCAAAATCCCGGCAATAATTGCCCGATCGGTGCCATGCCCTTTGCCGGTATCGGCAAACGAGCCATGCAGGTAAACTTTAGCCGTTACCGGCTCTCCCCCCAAAAGTTTGCGGGCAACATAGCCTAATTTCACCGCCCCGGCGGTATGTGAACTGGACGGGCCAATCATCACCGGCCCCAATATATCAAAAATATTCATATCTTCTCCTTTATATAACAGTAGTATTTAGGTTTCTCCGCTTTTCCATGTCCGGCAAAACCGTCTCTTTTAAAAACAAAACTATCAGCCGCTGAAAACAAATAAGATATCTTTCGAAGTGAACTTTTTATTTTGTTTTCCCGCTTAATTTAACATATTTTTCAGCGGATAGCAATAGCCCCGCACCCAAATTCATCATCCCAAAATCAAATAAGGCCGTTCCGGTAAGCCAGTCGGAATTCTCAAAAGGCGAAAGAACACGAAAATGAAAATATGGTCTTGACAATCCGCAAAAGATTAACTAAAATAAACTAGCCGCTTCGGAAAAAGTAAACGCTCCGGCGGAGGAAAGCAAAGGACGTGTTTTATGGTACCTCAGTTTATCGGTAAAAATCCCTATTATAAAAATATTTGGAATCTGGCCTGTGTTTTGCTGTGTGCATTTGTACAGGCTTTTGTGCTGGAAACCTTTCTGCTTCCGCCCCAGCTTTTATCGGCCGGCTTTACCGGTGTGGCCATTTTGCTGAACCGAATTTCACTGGAGTTTACCAGTTATCAGATTTCAACTTCTTTTTTTATTATCATACTCAATCTGCCGGTGGCTTTGATTTGCGCCAAAACGGTCGGTAAGAAGTTTACGCTTTATTCCTCGATTGAGTTTATTGCCGCCGCTGCTTTTTTAAAATGGTTTGACTTTTCGCCGATTTTCCAGGATACGGTTTTAAATATTATTTTCGGCGGCTTTATTAACGGACTTTCAATTGTAGTCGCCCTGTCCGGCAATGCGTCAA of Lachnospiraceae bacterium oral taxon 500 contains these proteins:
- the nagA gene encoding N-acetylglucosamine-6-phosphate deacetylase, yielding MYLYCDHICLPNGRVFDGYLKAEAGKIKEICNEKPAGEEIVDYKGFYIIPGFIDMHIHGWGTGSFINDKSEASLHKMRRDLVDTGVTSFLATSGAEEVAELNTGIESVRRVMEQPQTGGAEVLGVHLEGPFISVEHKGMQRAECCLQPDLELMREFCRYQEQRVVKLMTVAPELTDADKLIQMCFDNGIQVSAGHTGATFEEIKRVKNYGIGGVTHMFSGMRGFHHRELGVVGAAWYFDDLYCEFAKQTGLTVRPEAFALTYKIKGAGRIIMTTDCAGLAQSQKEKYHYIRKITMIPDGEYLKIRHDDGREERYRRDNYEEIKHLELGYLESVQNMAKNVAPSMHEVIQMTSENPAKYIGVFDRKGSLEVGKDADLLVVDQDYQLKATYCRGELVFKG
- a CDS encoding PTS trehalose transporter subunit IIC, which translates into the protein MANTNEATANKKQAFKENVQRFGRSLLLPIGVMAPVGLLLGLSGALTQSYMIERVAFLNNDVLQTIFKTIRQMSNIIFNNIPLLFAMGVAYGMSKKDKGIAAFSSVIGYLILIASINAWLGITGNMADKENMAVQGQLLVLGIQTLNVNVLGGIIAGLVGAWATDRFYNLELPLAFAFFSGRKSVPLITMGVCIVVGFTLPFLWQYFTTAMISISGLLLHKIMGPILSTFVNRLMIPFGLHHVWNAMLRFTEAGGKYIIEGKEYIGYLSAENEILFNLGPRSEYWAMMPELTRFGAQNQMVRTMFVFPAIALAMYKTAYTENKKMAKGLLITVVLTALLGNVTEPLEFTFLFIAPMLYIIYCGISTVISIALYFMGTAVGYIRGTIFDFIIFGPMYENSRWYNIIIVGIVAAVATYFIFKWYIEKFNVKTPGREEDASADNELIKNKQYDKIAALVIEGMGGRDNIVSVENCITRLRMDFKDKTKIDREKLKETGSTGVFFPSGTHIHVVFGPMVEFIRNAVDEEMKK
- a CDS encoding alpha-glucosidase, which produces MTKKYHFQAFNGQTVELERGVDRIKIEAIGSDIFHIYSEKAADFPSYAVEKKPLPVALTEKTEGGRRCYYTDGIGISIEEDGLDFVDPKGKPICRTFRGEAKRPERLAPDFLELLVSEGHTVMVQPEPAEAEMSFWLEPKDRIYGLGDKTGGLNKRCYEYEMWNTDDPTPHEDNFKALYKSIPFLMVLKEDMAYGLFFDNHHKSYFDLGKWQSNCLHYEAEGGALDFYFFAGRDLKAVLTAYTGLTGRTPLPQLWTLGYHQSRWGYRTEQEMRELAANLRRCDLPCDAIHFDIDYMDGYRVFTWNQERYENAEKALADLKEMGIKAITIVDPGVKVDAGYAVYDEGLDKAYFAKDKNNLTYVNQVWPGDSVYPDFGRAEVRRWWGDLHHFLVDKGVAGIWNDMNEPASFNGPLPDDVVFYDEDKPSTHKAMHNVYGHNMTKATFEGLRRLTGERPFVITRACYAGSQKYAVVWTGDNHSLWSHLRLAIPQLCNLGMSGFPFSGTDVGGFGSDTTPELLIRWFQLGCFSPLFRNHSALATLEQEPWCFGEDVLAVLRRYIHLRYQLLPYFYDCFYRAAGDGLPVMRPLVLNYPFDPEVQEKNDQFMIGDALLVAPVVEQGATKKLVYLPEGEWFDYWTKQKYSGQAYYIIDAPLSVCPLFVKSGTILPHYPVYPSVSERKDERLLLEVFGTEAEYVHYQDNGRDYGYEKGEYNLYRFTWQDGRLQTEMLHRGYREYGEIQGSDSCFPKSLLLTK
- the sdaAA gene encoding L-serine ammonia-lyase, iron-sulfur-dependent, subunit alpha; protein product: MAYQSLQEIAQTCEQEKIDFWEAILKEDMAERGVSREESIARMKGMWQAMLAASENYDGSLRSKSGLSGGSGLKMDEYRQKGSALSGDFMAEVISEALKTGECNACMKKIVAAPTAGACGVLPAVLIPMYRSQKASADQIIEALYVAAGIGQVIALRAFIAGAAGGCQAEIGSASSMAAGALVHLRGGSHHQILDAAAMAMKMLLGLVCDPVAGLVEVPCIKRNVGGAVNAMAAADMALAGLTSRIPADEVIDAMKEVGQNMPTAFRETAKGGLANTKWAKKFTAEIKED
- the sdaAB gene encoding L-serine ammonia-lyase, iron-sulfur-dependent, subunit beta, with translation MNIFDILGPVMIGPSSSHTAGAVKLGYVARKLLGGEPVTAKVYLHGSFADTGKGHGTDRAIIAGILGMKEDDERIPASFELAQERGLIFQIENIELPGAHPNTAVMELTDTGGRKIEVQGASVGGSRIVINKIDGAEVECTAEYPTLIVYNKDLPGYVAEVTSALAARAINIATMRLFRGKRGTEAVMIIESDQAIPREIIDRLEKIDGILKVTYIASL